A window from Salvia miltiorrhiza cultivar Shanhuang (shh) chromosome 2, IMPLAD_Smil_shh, whole genome shotgun sequence encodes these proteins:
- the LOC131012816 gene encoding uncharacterized protein LOC131012816 produces MSVNENSSVDSDSSSDVSHSNELDEWEERVYQQNRQLDSIIQNMIINNHNLIVGNQIPTVNRRYCDREREFGAERLINDYFSDSPTYTPEIFRRRFRMQKSLFIRIVEAVTANDEFFQQRRDATGRVGLSSLQKCTGAMRVLAYGTSSDVVDEYLRMSSSSTRDALVHFVEGVISCFGGTYLRRPNEQDLARLLYVGEQRGFPGMIGSIDCMHWEWKNCPNAWAGQYTGRSGKPTIILEAVASYDLWIWHAFFGTPGSCNDINVLHRSPVFNDVLEGRAPKVNYVVNGRHYDIAYYLTDGIYPSWAVFVKSITSPQIRKHKLFAQHQESVRKDVERAFGVLQARFAFLRRPCLVWDKVLMGKIMMACIIMHNMIVEDERDTYQNYCDPTEFFMDTPTRAQTEDDEHFRYSTERIASLSTYMTNRDQLRNREAHRTLQGDLIEHIWEKFGTGN; encoded by the coding sequence ATGTCTGTGAATGAAAACTCTTCGGTTGATTCAGACTCAAGTTCTGATGTTTCCCATTCCAATGAACTTGATGAATGGGAAGAACGAGTTTATCAACAAAATCGTCAACTTGATAGCATCATCCAAAATATGATCATAAACAATCATAATCTGATTGTAGGAAATCAAATTCCAACAGTCAACAGGAGATATTGTGATAGGGAACGCGAGTTTGGTGCAGAGCGTTTGATCAACGACTACTTCAGTGACAGCCCAACGTATACTCCAGAAATCTTCCGGCGGAGATTTCGCATGCAGAAATCGCTATTCATTCGAATAGTGGAAGCTGTTACTGCTAATGATGAGTTTTTTCAACAGAGACGAGATGCCACCGGCAGAGTAGGTCTTTCATCATTGCAGAAATGTACTGGAGCTATGAGGGTGTTGGCATATGGGACATCTTCCGATGTTGTCGATGAGTATCTGCGAATGAGTTCATCTTCTACAAGAGATGCTTTAGTCCATTTTGTGGAAGGTGTTATATCTTGCTTCGGTGGTACGTATCTCAGAAGGCCTAATGAACAAGATTTGGCAAGGCTGCTCTATGTTGGAGAACAACGTGGTTTCCCAGGCATGATTGGCAGtattgattgcatgcattgggagTGGAAAAATTGTCCTAATGCGTGGGCCGGCCAATATACTGGGAGAAGTGGAAAACCCACGATCATTTTGGAAGCTGTTGCCTCATACGACTTGTGGATATGGCATGCGTTCTTTGGAACACCAGGTTCGTGTAATGATATTAATGTACTCCATCGATCTCCTGTTTTTAATGATGTCTTAGAAGGTCGAGCACCAAAGGTTAATTACGTAGTGAATGGCCGTCATTATGATATTGCATATTATTTAACTGATGGTATATACCCTTCATGGGCTGTATTTGTCAAGTCAATTACTTCCCCACAGATCCGCAAACACAAGTTGTTCGCTCAACACCAAGAGTCTGTCCGAAAAGATGTTGAGCGAGCATTTGGAGTCCTACAAGCTCGATTTGCATTTTTACGACGCCCATGTCTTGTTTGGGATAAAGTTTTGATGGGAAAAATTATGATGGCTTGTATCATCATGCATAATATGATAGTCGAGGATGAACGAGATACCTACCAAAATTATTGTGATCCAACAGAATTTTTTATGGATACACCTACAAGAGCACAAACAGAAGATGACGAACATTTTCGCTATTCTACTGAACGTATTGCGAGCTTGTCTACTTATATGACTAATAGAGATCAACTTCGCAATAGAGAAGCTCATAGGACTCTTCAAGGTGATTTGATTGAGCACATATGGGAAAAATTTGGCACTGGcaattaa
- the LOC131007893 gene encoding uncharacterized protein LOC131007893, whose product MGVQQRPNKNHKGAKNVAWCVKEDVALMSSWIYASEDNIRGKNQRGESLWARVHKLYHNTQAENPNELNERNIESMKGRWKRLNENGNKWVAACREANARRRSGMSDNDVEKEAHSIYEAGGNKFLDLVVFNEVMSKHPKWNVHDTTHVFRRQSEDADDQESGGSSKRSKTSEDGGFSIPSNPETPTSEQSTATRPIGRDKAKRKGKGKVSQSESTHESAVAAELRAMRLTRDAEAELIKTRIELEREKLQRNAMKMKEKMLLQLLAKDHLSPEDEEMKRQLTKIVFGE is encoded by the coding sequence ATGGGTGTTCAACAACGCCCAAACAAAAATCATAAAGGGGCAAAAAATGTAGCTTGGTGTGTGAAGGAAGATGTTGCTCTTATGTCATCTTGGATCTATGCTAGCGAAGATAACATTCGAGGAAAAAATCAAAGAGGGGAATCGCTTTGGGCACGTGTTCATAAATTGTATCACAACACCCAAGCAGAAAATCCAAATGAGCTCAACGAACGAAACATTGAATCGATGAAAGGTCGCTGGAAACGTCTTAACGAAAATGGAAACAAATGGGTTGCTGCTTGCAGGGAAGCAAATGCTCGAAGAAGGAGTGGCATGAGCGACAACGATGTTGAGAAAGAAGCTCATTCCATTTACGAAGCAGGTGGAAATAAGTTTCTAGATTTGGTTGTATTTAATGAAGTTATGAGTAAACATCCCAAGTGGAATGTTCATGATACCACCCATGTTTTTCGTCGTCAAAGTGAAGATGCTGATGACCAGGAAAGTGGTGGCAGTTCGAAAAGATCAAAGACTTCGGAAGATGGGGGATTTTCTATCCCTTCTAATCCAGAAACTCCAACATCTGAACAGTCAACTGCGACTCGTCCCATTGGAAGAGATAAGgcaaaaaggaaaggaaaaggtAAGGTCTCACAATCTGAATCTACTCATGAATCTGCTGTTGCTGCAGAACTTCGTGCAATGAGACTCACTAGAGATGCCGAAGCTGAGTTAATAAAGACTCGAATTGAACTGGAGCGCGAGAAGTTGCAAAGAAACGCAatgaagatgaaagaaaaaatgtTGCTTCAATTGTTGGCGAAAGATCACTTATCTCCAGAAGACGAAGAGATGAAACGTCAACTAACTAAAATTGTGTTTGGAGAGTGA